The following proteins are encoded in a genomic region of Rattus rattus isolate New Zealand chromosome 2, Rrattus_CSIRO_v1, whole genome shotgun sequence:
- the Prr18 gene encoding proline-rich protein 18, producing MLRLLGRVMSFSPMPPPPPPPPPPARTLGGPAARQLSRRPCAPPAPSPPAPAAAAAGEKKRRPPEMLLSSSWPSATLKRPPARRGPGLGPGTPQPPTSARVPPQPSPGRGGTSATCSAPRRVACSHIPAGSTASGTSAGAGAGPDDATRFSLSLTPEAILVIQRRHLEKQLLARPRRPFPAPSADPRRPLVPCPRTRSSTLRRGGPTSVPDAPLAVAVSSRPPRASLLPGGLQATMPNPRPSSLRPVLKVSLLNEKHKYDDEEYEEEVEVVDEGLVRKCTEWLRGVESAAAARGRTGHLDSLPHLSTL from the coding sequence ATGCTCCGCTTGCTCGGCAGAGTCATGTCATTCTCGCCTATGCCGCctccgccgccgccaccaccaccgcccGCCCGAACCCTGGGGGGGCCCGCCGCACGCCAGCTATCCCGGAGACCCTGCGCGCCGCCCGCACCCTCGCCGCCCGCCCCTGCGGCCGCCGCCGCCGGCGAGAAGAAGAGGAGGCCGCCCGAGATGCTACTCTCCAGCTCCTGGCCCTCCGCCACCCTGAAGAGGCCCCCAGCACGGCGCGGCCCGGGCTTGGGTCCCGGCACCCCGCAGCCCCCTACCTCCGCACGCGTCCCGCCCCAGCCCTCTCCAGGCCGTGGGGGGACCTCGGCCACGTGCTCCGCGCCCCGGCGGGTCGCCTGCAGCCACATCCCAGCGGGATCCACCGCCTCGGGGACCTCGGCGGGGGCGGGGGCTGGGCCCGACGACGCCACGCGCTTCTCCTTGAGCCTCACCCCAGAAGCCATCCTGGTCATCCAGAGGCGCCACCTGGAGAAGCAGTTGCTGGCGCGACCCCGAAGGCCCTTCCCCGCGCCCTCGGCTGACCCGCGGCGCCCACTGGTCCCCTGTCCCCGGACCAGGTCTTCGACCCTGCGGAGGGGCGGTCCCACCAGTGTCCCCGACGCGCCTCTAGCTGTGGCTGTCAGCAGCCGCCCACCCCGTGCCTCGCTGCTGCCAGGAGGTCTGCAGGCCACTATGCCCAACCCGCGCCCCTCCAGCCTGCGCCCAGTGCTCAAGGTGTCGCTGCTCAATGAGAAGCACAAGTATGATGATGAGGAGTacgaggaggaggtggaggtggtggacgAGGGCCTCGTGCGCAAGTGCACAGAGTGGCTGCGTGGGGTGGAGTCGGCGGCAGCTGCGAGGGGCCGCACTGGGCATCTGGACTCGCTGCCACACCTGAGCACGCTGTGA